Proteins co-encoded in one Psychromonas sp. L1A2 genomic window:
- a CDS encoding methyltransferase domain-containing protein, translating to MADHNFDSIAQKFVNNIYGSHKGKIRKEIVWREILNCIERLNKPSLRVLDAGGGFGYFSQKLAALGHQIVLCDISGELLSIAKEQLANKPYKDNIQIIHCSIQTLHDHIDGQFDLILNHAVLEWLAEPKQTLHSLLDWLHADGLVSLMFYNKEAQRFFNLVSGNLNFVELGMPRKKVVRLSPTNPLFEIDVLTWLKEADMQVLKKTGVRVLHDYMKSADFADDNFEQLLAMEKEYCQYEPYASLGRYTHLTVAKKVL from the coding sequence GTGGCTGACCATAATTTTGACTCCATTGCCCAAAAGTTTGTAAATAATATTTACGGTAGTCATAAAGGGAAAATTCGAAAAGAGATTGTGTGGCGTGAAATACTCAATTGTATCGAACGTTTAAATAAACCAAGTTTAAGAGTATTAGATGCAGGTGGTGGTTTTGGTTATTTTAGTCAAAAGTTAGCTGCATTAGGGCATCAAATTGTGTTGTGCGATATTTCTGGTGAATTATTATCAATTGCTAAAGAACAATTAGCTAATAAACCTTATAAAGACAATATACAAATAATACATTGCTCTATCCAAACGTTACATGATCATATTGATGGACAGTTTGATCTTATTTTGAATCATGCCGTATTGGAGTGGTTAGCAGAGCCTAAGCAAACATTACATTCCTTATTGGATTGGTTACATGCCGATGGTTTAGTTTCTTTAATGTTTTATAACAAAGAAGCCCAACGTTTCTTTAACTTAGTTTCTGGCAACTTGAATTTTGTTGAATTAGGCATGCCACGTAAAAAAGTAGTCCGCTTATCACCGACTAATCCTCTATTTGAAATAGATGTTTTAACTTGGTTGAAAGAAGCTGATATGCAAGTTTTGAAAAAAACAGGTGTGCGTGTATTACATGACTATATGAAATCAGCTGATTTCGCAGATGATAATTTTGAACAACTGTTAGCGATGGAGAAAGAGTATTGTCAATATGAACCCTATGCATCATTAGGGCGTTATACCCATTTGACAGTTGCTAAGAAGGTATTATGA
- a CDS encoding DUF2835 domain-containing protein: MKSYHFRINISYQEFEKLYRTPNVTVKVRSDQGAMIQLPAMRFVPFFTQLGVRGYFELQLSDQNKFQHLVCLHA; the protein is encoded by the coding sequence ATGAAATCCTATCATTTTAGAATAAATATTAGTTATCAAGAATTTGAAAAATTATACAGAACGCCTAATGTCACAGTGAAAGTACGCAGTGATCAAGGTGCTATGATTCAGTTACCCGCAATGCGTTTTGTTCCTTTTTTTACGCAATTAGGCGTACGAGGTTATTTTGAACTGCAATTAAGTGATCAAAACAAGTTTCAGCATTTAGTTTGTTTGCATGCTTAA
- a CDS encoding YdcF family protein, whose protein sequence is MVFLIKKWLGGLLMPLPLSLALLFVSLLLLFFSQHQTLAKSLTLFSFLILFAFSLLPTAYHLAKPLERQYPPLLEAEQSFDYILVLGSSGINDQKLPITGQLSATALSRFSEALRLYYANPNASIVVSGSAFGDSKSHAQLLQQLALAFNISEQKIIRLDNAQDTNQEALQMSAIIEGKKAALVTSATHMPRAMALFKKYKQSPTPAPAMYLAKENSKELPSYSYIPSAYQLYKSQIALHEYLGLLQQWFVSNTTSK, encoded by the coding sequence ATGGTATTTTTAATTAAAAAATGGCTAGGAGGTTTATTAATGCCCTTACCCCTCTCCTTGGCTCTGTTATTTGTTAGTCTATTATTGCTATTTTTTAGCCAACATCAAACGCTAGCGAAATCATTAACACTATTCAGTTTTTTAATTTTATTCGCTTTTAGTCTATTACCGACGGCTTACCACCTAGCCAAACCCCTTGAAAGGCAATATCCACCTTTATTAGAGGCCGAACAATCTTTCGATTATATTTTAGTACTTGGTTCATCAGGGATTAATGATCAGAAATTACCGATTACAGGACAGCTTTCAGCCACGGCATTAAGTCGATTTAGTGAAGCATTACGCCTTTATTATGCCAATCCAAATGCCTCTATCGTTGTATCAGGATCCGCTTTTGGAGACAGTAAAAGCCATGCACAGCTTTTACAGCAACTAGCCTTAGCATTCAATATCTCAGAACAAAAAATTATTCGTTTAGATAATGCTCAAGATACCAATCAAGAAGCCCTTCAGATGTCAGCAATTATTGAAGGAAAAAAAGCGGCATTGGTAACATCAGCAACACATATGCCTCGAGCAATGGCTCTATTTAAAAAATATAAACAATCTCCTACTCCAGCACCAGCAATGTACTTAGCAAAAGAGAACTCAAAGGAATTACCTTCCTACAGTTACATCCCTTCAGCTTATCAATTGTATAAATCGCAAATAGCATTGCATGAATATTTAGGGCTGCTTCAACAATGGTTTGTCTCTAATACGACTTCTAAGTAA
- a CDS encoding DUF1737 domain-containing protein, whose amino-acid sequence MPNSIERYKLITGKDDAEFCSKVTKVLKEGYELYGSPTMTFNGESVIVGQAVIKRPSQLV is encoded by the coding sequence ATGCCAAATTCAATTGAACGTTATAAATTAATTACAGGTAAGGATGATGCTGAGTTTTGTAGCAAAGTCACTAAAGTATTAAAAGAGGGGTATGAGCTTTATGGTTCACCTACTATGACCTTTAATGGTGAGAGTGTTATTGTTGGGCAAGCTGTTATTAAAAGGCCATCACAATTGGTTTAA
- the wecB gene encoding non-hydrolyzing UDP-N-acetylglucosamine 2-epimerase: protein MKKVLTVFGTRPEAIKMAPLVHKLAAEAGIESKVCVTAQHREMLDQVLQLFDITPDYDLNIMKPGQDLFDVTENILSGLKGVLDDFKPDVVLVHGDTTTTFSASLAAFYKQINIGHVEAGLRTGNLYSPWPEEANRKLTGVLTRFHFAPTDLSKSNLLKEQVPQERIFVTGNTVIDALLWVKQKLESNKDLQLSLDKQFPFLDENKKMVLVTGHRRESFGGGFERICEALANIAKEQPDVQIVYPMHMNPNVREPVNRLLSKLDNVFLIEPQDYLPFVYLMNRCYLIITDSGGVQEEAPSLGKPVLVMRDTTERPEAIEAGTVKLVGTDVERITSETILLLTDSTRYQTMAKAHNPYGDGLACTRIVKELLKD from the coding sequence ATGAAGAAAGTGTTAACCGTGTTCGGTACACGACCTGAAGCTATTAAAATGGCTCCATTAGTACATAAACTTGCTGCTGAAGCAGGGATAGAAAGTAAAGTTTGTGTGACGGCTCAACATCGAGAAATGCTAGATCAAGTTTTACAGCTCTTTGATATCACGCCTGATTATGATTTAAATATCATGAAGCCAGGACAAGATTTATTTGATGTAACCGAAAATATTTTAAGTGGCCTGAAAGGCGTGCTCGATGATTTTAAACCTGATGTTGTATTAGTTCATGGTGATACTACAACGACCTTTTCAGCATCTTTAGCTGCTTTTTATAAGCAAATTAATATTGGTCATGTCGAAGCTGGATTACGTACTGGTAACTTATATTCGCCTTGGCCTGAAGAAGCTAATCGAAAATTAACTGGGGTATTGACCCGTTTCCATTTTGCACCGACTGACTTATCTAAGTCCAACTTACTTAAAGAGCAAGTGCCGCAAGAACGAATATTTGTTACAGGCAATACAGTTATTGATGCATTGTTGTGGGTAAAACAAAAGTTAGAGTCTAATAAAGATTTACAACTTTCATTAGATAAACAGTTTCCATTTTTAGATGAAAATAAAAAAATGGTACTTGTTACTGGCCATCGAAGAGAAAGTTTTGGCGGCGGTTTTGAACGAATATGTGAAGCGCTAGCGAATATCGCAAAAGAACAACCGGATGTTCAAATTGTTTATCCAATGCACATGAATCCAAATGTAAGAGAGCCTGTTAATCGCTTATTAAGTAAGTTGGATAACGTGTTCTTGATTGAACCTCAGGATTATTTGCCGTTTGTTTATTTAATGAATCGTTGTTACTTGATTATTACCGATTCAGGCGGCGTTCAAGAAGAAGCGCCTTCATTGGGTAAACCAGTATTAGTCATGCGCGATACGACAGAAAGACCAGAGGCGATCGAAGCGGGAACCGTGAAACTAGTGGGTACCGATGTGGAACGTATTACCTCGGAAACTATTTTATTATTAACTGACTCTACTCGTTATCAAACCATGGCCAAAGCTCATAACCCTTATGGCGATGGTTTAGCATGCACACGAATTGTTAAAGAATTATTAAAGGATTAA